A section of the Paramisgurnus dabryanus chromosome 4, PD_genome_1.1, whole genome shotgun sequence genome encodes:
- the LOC141282059 gene encoding uncharacterized protein has protein sequence MHGILELRTPPSTFTLATSIFPTTTTVAPTTTTVAPTTTAVLSTSSTVAPTTTTVAPTTTTVPPTTTTVAPTTTTIAPTTTTILPTITTVAPKTTTVAPTTTKVPPTTTTAAPTTTTVPPTTTTVAPTTTTAAPTTTIAAPMTTTVAPTTTTILPTTTTVASTTTTVAPTTTTVPPTTTTVAPTTTTAAPTTTTVAPTTTTVPPTTTTAAPTTTTAAPTTTTVAPTTTTVFPTTTTVAPTTTTVLPTTTTVAPTTTSVAPTTTTLLQKP, from the exons ATGCATGGGATTCTGGAGCTCAGGACCCCTCCCTCCACCTTCACACTGGCAACATCAA tttttccaacgactaccacagttgctccaacaaccacaactgttgctccaacgactacagCAGTTCTTTCAACATCttcaacagttgctccaacaaccacaactgttgctccaacgaccacaacagttcctccaacaactaccacagttgctccaacaaccacaactattgctccaacgaccacaacaattcttccaacaattaccacagttgctccaaaaaccacaactgttgctccaacaaccacaaaagttcctccaaccacaacaactgctgctccaacaaccacaacagttcctccaacaactaccacagttgctccaaccacaacaactgctgctccaacaaccacaattgctgctccaatgaccacaactgttgctccaacaaccacaacaattcttccaacgactaccacagttgcttcaacaaccacaactgttgctccaacaaccacaacagttcctccaacaactaccacagttgctccaaccacaacaactgctgctccaacaaccacaactgttgctccaacgactacaacagttcctccaaccacaacaactgctgctccaacaaccacaactgctgctccaacgaccacaactgttgctccaacaaccacaacagtttttccaacgactaccacagttgctccaacaaccacaacagttcttccaacgactaccacagttgctccaacaaccacatctgttgctccaacgactacaaca ttgctccaaaaACCataa